A region of Vitis riparia cultivar Riparia Gloire de Montpellier isolate 1030 chromosome 1, EGFV_Vit.rip_1.0, whole genome shotgun sequence DNA encodes the following proteins:
- the LOC117923562 gene encoding 4-coumarate--CoA ligase-like 1 produces MGTHLQASAQDNEHIFRSQHQAVPVPDNMTLPDFVLQDAELYAEKVAFVEAVTGKEYTYGEVVRDVRRFAKALRSIGLRKGRVVVVVLPNVAEYAIVALGIMAAGGVFSGSNPAGHASEIKKQVEAADAKLVVTNGAMYEKVKSLELPVIVMGEEHVAGAINWGELLEAADRANTDTISEDVHQNDLCALPFSSGTTGISKGVMLTHRNLVANLCSTLFSVGPEMVGQITILGLMPFFHIYGITGICCATLRNKGKVVVIGRYELRTFLNALITHEITFAPIVPPIILALVKNPIVEEFDLSRLKLRAVMTAAAPLAPELLSAFEKKFPSVQVQEAYGLTEHSCITLTHGDPTKGHATAKKNSVGFILPNMELKFIDPETGISLPKNTPGEICVRSQCVMQGYYKNEEETARTIDNNGWLHTGDIGYIDDDGDVFVVDRIKELIKYKGFQVAPAELEAILISHPSVEDTAVVSLPDEEAGEIPAACVVLNPDAKETEEEIVKYVASNVAQYKRVRVVHFVETIPKSPSGKIMRRLLREKMLEKMKNGTKSGAILP; encoded by the exons ATGGGAACTCACCTCCAAGCTTCTGCTCAAGATAATGAGCACATTTTCAGGAGCCAGCATCAAGCAGTTCCAGTGCCAGATAACATGACACTGCCGGACTTTGTGCTTCAGGATGCTGAATTGTATGCTGAAAAGGTGGCATTTGTGGAGGCTGTGACAGGGAAGGAGTATACTTATGGTGAAGTTGTCAGAGATGTAAGGAGGTTTGCTAAGGCCTTGAGGTCAATTGGGCTGAGGAAGGGGAGAGTGGTGGTTGTTGTACTGCCAAATGTGGCTGAGTACGCCATCGTCGCGCTGGGAATAATGGCCGCTGGCGGCGTGTTTTCAGGCTCAAACCCAGCTGGGCATGCTTCAGAGATTAAGAAGCAGGTGGAGGCTGCTGATGCCAAGCTTGTTGTCACAAATGGGGCCATGTATGAGAAG GTGAAAAGCCTGGAGCTACCAGTAATTGTGATGGGGGAAGAACATGTTGCAGGCGCCATAAACTGGGGTGAGCTGCTTGAAGCAGCAGACCGGGCAAACACCGATACAATCAGCGAGGATGTGCACCAGAATGATCTATGTGCCCTCCCATTCTCATCAGGGACTACAGGAATTTCAAAGGGAGTAATGCTCACTCACCGGAATCTGGTAGCTAACCTCTGCTCCACCCTCTTCAGTGTTGGGCCAGAGATGGTGGGACAAATCACTATTCTAGGCCTAATGCCATTCTTTCACATATATGGAATCACTGGAATATGCTGTGCCACACTTAGGAACAAGGGGAAGGTAGTGGTGATTGGGAGGTATGAGCTTAGAACTTTTCTGAATGCATTGATCACACATGAGATCACATTTGCCCCAATTGTGCCGCCAATCATTTTGGCATTGGTTAAGAATCCGATCGTGGAGGAGTTTGATCTCAGCAGGCTCAAGCTTAGGGCAGTCATGACTGCTGCAGCTCCCCTGGCACCTGAGCTCCTCTCTGCCTTTGAGAAGAAGTTCCCTAGTGTCCAAGTCCAAGAG GCATATGGACTGACTGAGCACAGCTGCATTACACTTACTCATGGAGACCCCACTAAAGGCCATGCCACTGCTAAGAAAAACTCAGTTGGGTTCATCCTTCCCAACATGGAGCTCAAGTTCATCGATCCTGAAACCGGTATCTCCCTCCCCAAGAACACCCCTGGTGAAATCTGTGTTAGAAGCCAATGTGTAATGCAAG GCTACTATAAGAACGAGGAGGAGACAGCTCGAACAATTGACAACAATGGATGGCTCCATACTGGCGACATTGGCTACATAGACGATGATGGGGACGTCTTTGTGGTTGATCGCATCAAAGAGTTGATCAAGTACAAAGGCTTCCAA GTAGCTCCTGCTGAGCTAGAGGCCATCCTTATAAGTCACCCTTCAGTTGAAGACACTGCTGTTGTATC ACTGCCTGATGAAGAGGCAGGGGAGATTCCAGCAGCATGTGTAGTGCTCAACCCAGACGCAAAAGAGACAGAGGAAGAAATTGTGAAGTATGTTGCCTCTAATGTGGCACAGTATAAGAGAGTGAGGGTGGTGCACTTTGTGGAGACTATCCCAAAATCACCATCTGGGAAAATTATGAGAAGGCTTCTTAGAGAAAAGATgctagaaaaaatgaagaacgGCACCAAATCTGGTGCTATATTACCCTAA